The genomic DNA CCCCTCTCCACCCTCAGCCCAGCCCCCATCATAGACACCGCATTCAGTGTGGCCCCGACGTCCCTGCACGCGGACACCCCCTCTATCTCTGAGGTGCGCTCGCAAAGCAGGGAGACCGCTAAGGCCCTGTGAGAGTAGCTCTTAGAAGGGGGGGCGGATGAGCTCCCCTCTATCACG from Candidatus Korarchaeota archaeon NZ13-K includes the following:
- a CDS encoding 3-phosphoshikimate 1-carboxyvinyltransferase, whose amino-acid sequence is MIEVLPSVIEGSSSAPPSKSYSHRALAVSLLCERTSEIEGVSACRDVGATLNAVSMMGAGLRVERG